The proteins below are encoded in one region of Gadus macrocephalus chromosome 14, ASM3116895v1:
- the LOC132472047 gene encoding tyrosine-protein kinase CSK — MSGVQVPWSTGTECVAKYNFQATNEQDLPFAKGDVLTIIGVTRDPNWYRARNTGAREGTIPANYVQKREGVKSGGKLSLMPWFHGKITREQAERLLYPPETGLFLVRESTNYPGDYTLCVSCDSKVEHYRIIYHNGKLSIDEEEFFGNLMQLVEHYTKDADGLCTKLIKPKLMEGTVAAQDEFSRSGWSLNRKELKLIQTIGKGEFGDVMVGDYRGTKVAVKCIKNDATAQAFIAEASVMTQLRHNNLVQLLGVIVEERGSLYIVTEYMAKGSLVDYLRSRGRTVLDGDCLLKFSLDVCEAMEYLEANNFVHRDLAARNVLVSDEHIAKVSDFGLTKEASSTQDTAKLPVKWTSPEALREKRFSTKSDVWSYGILLWEIYSFGRVPYPRIPLKDVVPRVEKGYKMDAPEGCSPVVYDLMKQCWTLDAAVRPSFHMLGEKLKHIRAKELYL, encoded by the exons ATGTCTGGGGTCcag GTGCCGTGGTCCACTGGCACAGAGTGTGTAGCTAAGTACAACTTCCAGGCCACCAACGAACAGGACCTCCCCTTCGCCAAGGGAGACGTGCTGACCATCATCGGAGTCACCAGG gatcCGAACTGGTACCGAGCGAGGAACACGGGGGCCAGAGAGGGCACCATCCCGGCCAACTATGTCCAGAAGAGAGAAGGCGTGAAGTCAGGAGGAAAGCTCAGCCTCATGCC gtGGTTCCATGGTAAGATCACGAGGGAGCAGGCTGAGCGGCTCTTGTACCCCCCGGAGACGGGCCTGTTCCTGGTGAGGGAGAGCACCAACTACCCGGGCGACTACACCCTCTGCGTCAGCTGCGACAGCAAGGTGGAGCACTACCGCATCATCTACCACAACGGCAAGCTCAGTATCGACGAGGAGGAGTTCTTTGGCAACCTCATGCAGCTCGTGGAG cACTACACCAAAGACGCCGACGGCTTGTGTACCAAGCTGATCAAGCCCAAGCTGATGGAGGGAACGGTGGCGGCGCAGGACGAGTTCTCCAGGA gcgGCTGGTCTCTAAACAGGAAAGAGCTGaaactcatccagaccatcggCAAAGGAGAGTTCGGAG acgtCATGGTTGGAGACTACAGGGGGACCAAGGTGGCGGTGAAGTGCATCAAGAACGACGCCACGGCGCAGGCCTTCATCGCTGAGGCCTCCGTCATGAC ACAGCTGAGGCACAACAACCTGGTGCAGTTGCTCGGGGTGATAGTGGAGGAGCGGGGCAGTCTCTACATCGTCACGGAGTACATGGCcaag GGCAGTCTAGTGGACTACTTGCGGTCCAGAGGACGGACCGTCCTGGACGGGGACTGCCTACTCAAGTTCTCCCT tgACGTGTGTGAGGCCATGGAGTACCTTGAGGCCAACAACTTCGTCCACCGGGACCTGGCGGCGCGCAACGTGCTGGTGTCAGATGAGCACATCGCCAAGGTCAGCGACTTCGGTCTGACCAAGGAGGCGTCGTCCACGCAGGACACGGCAAAGCTGCCCGTCAAGTGGACCTCTCCCGAGGCCCTCCGAGAGAAG CGCTTCTCCACCAAGTCGGACGTCTGGAGTTATGGGATCTTGCTGTGGGAGATCTATTCCTTTGGGCGCGTGCCTTATCCCAGAATT ccgCTGAAGGACGTGGTGCCCCGGGTGGAGAAGGGCTATAAGATGGACGCCCCTGAGGGCTGCTCGCCGGTGGTGTACGACCTGATGAAGCAGTGCTGGACCCTGGACGCGGCCGTGCGGCCCAGCTTCCACATGCTGGGGGAGAAGCTCAAGCACATCCGGGCCAAGGAGCTGTacctgtga